A genomic segment from Gavia stellata isolate bGavSte3 chromosome 4, bGavSte3.hap2, whole genome shotgun sequence encodes:
- the LOC104255540 gene encoding zinc finger protein 501 has protein sequence MGDAQKGKLHQESPVRAELRLFPSRRLTGDTLQDAAQRQYRKQELETESEMEMSFGKRQGMVTPCGMEIWECEDSGRAHISKVILAGDKPDPPMCGNSAIWIQQVGEKTYECPECGKSFSRSSYLSQHQRIHLAEKPFSCSECGKSFTRNSDLIKHQRIHTGEKPYQCNECEKTFSQRSNVIRHQRTHTGERHYQCNECGKSFSQNSHLIVHQRSHKGEKPFNCPRCEKSFSDRSSLIIHRRVHTGEKPHKCQECGKRFRDSSAIIRHQRIHTGEKPYECTECGKTFRQSSSLVTHMRTHTGEKPYKCPVCGKGFSQSSALTTHRRIHGGKALPMYHGSFLPNPYQCAECGRRCSDRSTLAKHQTTHAEERPYICVECGDSFRRSSALNVHLRIHRGERPYKCEECGKTFRHSSALSAHLRIHAGAKPYQCGECGKSFRKSSTLKVHLKIHMAKKPYKCTVGRRMLTSRSLLP, from the coding sequence ATGGGCGACGCACAGAAGGGCAAGCTTCACCAGGAAAGTCCTGTGAGAGCTGAACTGCGTCTGTTCCCCTCCAGAAGGCTCACAGGAGATACCCTCCAGGATGCTGCTCAAAGACAGTACCgcaagcaggagctggagacAGAAAGCGAGATGGAGATGTCTTTTGGAAAGAGACAGGGAATGGTAACTCCCTGTGGGATGGAAATCTGGGAGTGTGAGGACAGTGGTAGAGCCCACATCAGCAAGGTTATCCTTGCTGGGGACAAGCCAGACCCACCCATGTGTGGGAACAGTGCCATTTGGATTCAACAGGTAGGAGAGAAAACCTATGAGTGTCCCGAGTGTGGGAAGAGCTTCAGCCGGAGCTCGTACCTGAGCCAGCACCAGAGGATCCACCTGGCAGAGAAACCCTTCAGCTGCTCCGAATGTGGGAAGAGTTTCACCCGCAACTCGGACCTGATCAAACACCAGCGGATCCACACCGGCGAGAAGCCCTACCAGTGCAATGAGTGTGAGAAGACCTTCAGCCAGAGGTCCAATGTGATCAGGCACCAGCGGACCCACACGGGAGAGAGACACTACCAGTGCAACGAATGTGGGAAGAGCTTCAGCCAGAACTCACATCTCATTGTCCACCAGCGAAGCCACAAGGGTGAAAAACCCTTTAATTGTCCCCGGTGTGAGAAAAGCTTCAGCGACCGCTCCTCTCTGATCATACACCGGAGAGTCCACACCGGAGAGAAGCCCCACAAGTGCCAGGAGTGCGGGAAGCGTTTCCGGGACAGCTCGGCCATCATTCGGCATCAGAGGATTCACACAGGAGAGAAACCGTACGAGTGCACCGAGTGCGGGAAAACCTTCCGGCAGAGCTCCTCGCTGGTGACCCACATGCGAACGCACACAGGTGAGAAGCCCTACAAGTGCCCCGTGTGTGGGAAGGGCTTTAGCCAGAGCTCGGCGCTCACCACTCATCGTCGGATCCACGGGGGGAAGGCCTTGCCCATGTATCACGGCAGCTTCCTGCCCAACCCCTACCAGTGTGCCGAGTGCGGCCGGAGGTGCAGCGATCGCTCCACTCTGGCCAAGCACCAGACCACACACGCTGAGGAACGGCCCTACATCTGCGTGGAGTGCGGGGACAGCTTCCGTCGGAGCTCGGCTCTCAACGTGCACCTGAGGATCCACCGTGGGGAGAGACCCTACAAGTGCGAGGAGTGCGGAAAAACATTCAGGCACAGCTCAGCCCTCAGTGCCCACCTGAGGATCCACGCAGGAGCCAAGCCCTACCAGTGCGGCGAGTGTGGGAAAAGCTTCCGGAAAAGCTCAACACTTAAAGTGCATTTGAAAATCCACATGGCCAAGAAACCTTATAAATGTACGGTGGGTAGGAGAATGCTCACTTCCCGCTCACTTCTGCCATAG